Proteins co-encoded in one Azospirillum brasilense genomic window:
- a CDS encoding SDR family NAD(P)-dependent oxidoreductase, protein MSRKLDGKITLVTGATSGIGLAAAKRFAAEGAAVYLTGRRPSELEAAVAAIRAAGGTATGVQADSSNLADLDRLYARIESEAGRLDVLYANAGGGGMLPLGAITEEQYEDTFNRNVKGVLFTVQKALPLLGRGASVILAGSTAGSMGTAAFSVYSASKAAVRNFARSWILDLKDRGIRVNTLSPGPIRTPGLVELAGPDAAQQQGLVDYLAAQVPLGRVGDPDEIAKAAVFLASDDSSFVNGVELFADGGMAQV, encoded by the coding sequence ATGTCACGCAAGCTCGACGGTAAGATCACCCTCGTCACCGGCGCCACCAGCGGCATCGGCCTCGCCGCGGCCAAGCGCTTTGCCGCCGAAGGTGCGGCCGTCTATCTCACCGGCCGCCGCCCGTCCGAACTGGAGGCCGCGGTCGCGGCGATCCGCGCCGCCGGCGGCACAGCGACGGGGGTGCAGGCCGACTCGTCCAATCTGGCCGATCTCGACCGGCTCTATGCCCGGATCGAGAGCGAGGCGGGCCGCCTCGACGTGCTGTACGCCAACGCCGGCGGCGGCGGCATGCTGCCGCTGGGCGCCATCACCGAGGAGCAGTACGAGGACACCTTCAACCGCAATGTGAAGGGCGTGCTGTTCACCGTGCAGAAGGCGCTGCCGCTGCTCGGCCGGGGCGCGTCGGTGATCCTCGCCGGGTCCACCGCCGGCAGCATGGGCACGGCGGCCTTCAGCGTCTACAGCGCCAGCAAGGCGGCGGTGCGCAACTTCGCCCGCAGCTGGATCCTCGACCTGAAGGACCGCGGCATCCGCGTCAACACGCTCAGCCCCGGTCCGATCCGCACGCCGGGTCTGGTCGAGCTGGCCGGTCCGGACGCGGCGCAGCAGCAGGGCTTGGTGGATTATCTGGCGGCGCAGGTGCCGCTGGGCCGCGTCGGCGATCCCGACGAAATCGCCAAGGCCGCCGTTTTCCTGGCGTCCGACGACAGCAGCTTCGTCAACGGCGTGGAACTGTTCGCCGACGGCGGCATGGCCCAGGTTTGA